From Natronocella acetinitrilica:
CCCTACGCGCCGCCAACGAACGGCGGCGGATGGCCGTCGCTGCGGGTCGCCGCACTGATTTCGAAAATGCCCTCGACTTCCACCGCCGCGTTACCGGGCAGCGTGGCGACGCCAATCGCGGTGCGGGCATGATGGCCATTCTCGCCCATCAACTCGCCGATGAGATCCGAGGCACCGTTGATCACGCGGGGCACCTCGGCGAAATCCGCCGCCGCATTCACGTAGCCCGTCAGCCGGATGCAGCGCTGCACCCGGGTCCAGTCGTCATCAATCGCCAGAGCCAACGCGGCCAGCAGGTTCTGCATGCAGATGCGAGCCGCCTGGTAGCCCTCGTCAACCGACAAGCCCTCTCCCACCTTGCCGGTGTAGGCCATGCGGCCGTCCACCTGGCAGGTCTGGCCAGCGAGGAACACCAGGTTTCCGGTTATGTTGTAGGGGCGGAAGTTGCCTGCCGGCTGCGGGCAGCGGGGCAGCTTCAATCCAGCCCAGTTCATGGTTGCCATGACATCACTCCTCAACGCCGGAAGCGTGGCAACAGCAGGCCGGTGCGGCGTCTCCACGCGGCATGTTCAGCACCGAAGCGGGCCGCCATTTGCGCGTCCTCGATCTGCGCCTGGCGGACGATGGCTACCGAACCGGCCAGCCACAGCAACAGGCTGATCCAGCTCAGCGGGTAGAGCGCCAGCCCGGCATACAGGCAGCAGTCGCCACTGTACATCGGGTGACGAATGAACCGATAAAGGCCGGGGCGGCTCAAGAGACGCTCGGGGTGCTCCACCACGGCGTTACGCCGTTTGAGCACGACATAGTGAGACAGGCTGAGGCCGCCGCCGAACAGAATCAGCCCAAGGGACGCGGCGTAGGGCAGGCCGGGCAACCACGCGCCCGGCACGGGGTAAAAGCTGGCAGCGACATAGTGGCCGATGAGCCCGAAGCCGCTCAGCACCTTGAGCGTCCACCACGGGCGGCGCATCGACGAATCCCCGGCCTCAGGAGCGGGGCAGGGTCACGCCGCGCTGGCCCATGTACTTGCCCGCACGGTCCTTGTACGACACATCGCACACTTCGTCCGACTCGAAAAACAGCATCTGCGCCACGCCCTCGTTGGCATAGATCTTTGCCGGCAGGGGCGTTGTGTTGGAGAACTCCAGGGTGACGTGCCCTTCCCATTCCGGCTCAAGCGGGGTGACGTTGACGATGATGCCGCAGCGGGCATAGGTTGACTTGCCCAGGCACACGGTGAGCACGCTGCGGGGAATGCGGAAGTACTCGACGGTGCGCGCAAGGGCGAAGGAGTTAGGCGGTATGATGCAGACATCCGCCTTGATATCGACGAAGCTCTTTTCGTCGAAATTCTTGGGGTCGACGATGGCGGAGTTGATATTGTGGAAGATCTTGAACTCGTCGGCGCAGCGAACATCGTAGCCGTAGCTGGAGGTGCCGTAGGAGATGATGCGCCCCGTCTCCGGGGTTTCCCGTACCTGCCCCGCTTCGAAAGGCTCGATCATGCCCTGGGATTCCGCCATGCGGCGAATCCATTTGTCCGATTTGATTGCCATAGCGCGTCCGCGACCCCCGATAATAACGCGTGGATTGTACATGCCGGCCCCCGGCACCGCGACAGGAGAGCAGCACCCGATGGTGACTTTGCGTGACTTGATGAACAACCTCCCCCAGGTGGGACGGGTGGAGTGGATCGGCGTACGCCCCGAACGCGGCGCCCCGGTGTTGCCGCTGGATTCGGTGCAGGCCGTGACCGATCGCCACCTGGAAGGCGACCGTTACAGCGGCCGCCCCGGCAGCAAGCGGCAGGTCACCCTGGTGCAGCAGGAACACATCGCGGCCCTGCAGGGCCTGCTGGGCACGGCCGAGGTCGACCCCGCGCTACTGCGCCGGAACATCGCTGTCTCGGGCATCAACCTGCTGGCGCTGAAGGACAAGCGCTTTCGAATCGGCGACGCCGTGCTGGAATACACCGGCCTCTGCCACCCCTGCGCCAAGATGGAAGACACATTCGGAAGCGGCGGCTACAACGCCATGCGCGGCCATGGCGGCATCACCGCCCGCATTGTCGAGGGCGGTGCCATTCGCCTTGGCGACGCCGTCTCCCACATGCCTGACGCCAACTGACACCACGCGACCGCGACATGCACGACGACAACGACCTGCCGCCACCACCGGAAAAGCCCGATCCGCAGGACTGCTGCGGCAGCGGCTGCATCCCCTGCATACTCGAGGTCTACGAGGACGAGCTGGAAGCCTGGCGGGAGAAGGTCGCCGCCATCAAGGCCCGGCGCCGGGAGCGCACCTCCAGCGAAGGGTAGCATCGCACCCGCCCGCGCAGCACCAACGATCAACGTCACAACACGCCCCTGGCAAACTCCTCAGATCAGGGGAGTTTCCGCTTTCCCCTGCTGGCTATTCTCACTGTGCACGACATCGCCATGAGCAACGGCATGACGATGCGGCAGAACACAAGGGGGACGGCCAAGTGAAAAGACCAGGGTGGATCGTGGCGTGGGCGAGCGTGCTCGCCGGATGCGTATTACTGTGGG
This genomic window contains:
- a CDS encoding methyltransferase family protein; this encodes MRRPWWTLKVLSGFGLIGHYVAASFYPVPGAWLPGLPYAASLGLILFGGGLSLSHYVVLKRRNAVVEHPERLLSRPGLYRFIRHPMYSGDCCLYAGLALYPLSWISLLLWLAGSVAIVRQAQIEDAQMAARFGAEHAAWRRRTGLLLPRFRR
- a CDS encoding MOSC domain-containing protein, with product MVTLRDLMNNLPQVGRVEWIGVRPERGAPVLPLDSVQAVTDRHLEGDRYSGRPGSKRQVTLVQQEHIAALQGLLGTAEVDPALLRRNIAVSGINLLALKDKRFRIGDAVLEYTGLCHPCAKMEDTFGSGGYNAMRGHGGITARIVEGGAIRLGDAVSHMPDAN
- a CDS encoding oxidoreductase-like domain-containing protein, whose product is MHDDNDLPPPPEKPDPQDCCGSGCIPCILEVYEDELEAWREKVAAIKARRRERTSSEG
- the dcd gene encoding dCTP deaminase produces the protein MAIKSDKWIRRMAESQGMIEPFEAGQVRETPETGRIISYGTSSYGYDVRCADEFKIFHNINSAIVDPKNFDEKSFVDIKADVCIIPPNSFALARTVEYFRIPRSVLTVCLGKSTYARCGIIVNVTPLEPEWEGHVTLEFSNTTPLPAKIYANEGVAQMLFFESDEVCDVSYKDRAGKYMGQRGVTLPRS
- a CDS encoding RidA family protein, with product MATMNWAGLKLPRCPQPAGNFRPYNITGNLVFLAGQTCQVDGRMAYTGKVGEGLSVDEGYQAARICMQNLLAALALAIDDDWTRVQRCIRLTGYVNAAADFAEVPRVINGASDLIGELMGENGHHARTAIGVATLPGNAAVEVEGIFEISAATRSDGHPPPFVGGA